A stretch of the Musa acuminata AAA Group cultivar baxijiao chromosome BXJ2-7, Cavendish_Baxijiao_AAA, whole genome shotgun sequence genome encodes the following:
- the LOC135617577 gene encoding alpha-humulene synthase-like isoform X2: MENVISQPHVPGDEVVIRKSASYHPTVWGDYFILQAQSSPITQECDARMQERAAELMEQVRSMFKDTTDILQTMELVDSIQLLGLSYHFEKEISESLKRVHDADLNCHGLYETALRFRLLRQQGYHVTPVVFNKFKDEGGSFMSTLGSDVKGLLSLYNAAYLGTHGEIILDEAISFTRNYLVSALADLKPPLTTQVSLDLETPLCRRMRRLLAREYISIYQEDATRDDAILELAKLDFNLLQSLHREELKNITNFARDRLVECYFWMLGVYFEPYYSRARVIATKVIVLTSILDDIYDVYSTLEESQRLTEAIQRWDAKVVHQLPEYMKDYYLKLIHNFEEFEDLLASDEKYRITYLKEATKELSEAYFEESKWRDQHYVPTLEEHLHVSLISSGYPMLECASFVGMREIATKEAFQWITSFPKIVQASAIICRIMNDITSHELEQTREHVASTVQCYMKEYGTNMHVACKKLQVLVDDAWKDINEECLNQTAFPVALLQRIVNFSRMTENIYKYIDGYTNSSTKTKEYISLLLVHPVPL, encoded by the exons ATGGAGAACGTGATTTCGCAGCCACACGTTCCAGGTGATGAAGTGGTGATTCGCAAGTCTGCAAGCTACCATCCCACCGTTTGGGGTGATTACTTTATCTTACAGGCCCAGTCCTCCCCCATTACACag GAGTGCGATGCAAGGATGCAAGAGAGAGCTGCAGAACTGATGGAGCAGGTAAGAAGCATGTTCAAGGACACTACCGACATCTTGCAAACTATGGAGTTGGTCGATTCTatccagcttcttggattgaGTTATCACTTCGAGAAAGAAATAAGTGAATCATTAAAACGAGTCCATGATGCCGATTTGAACTGTCATGGTCTCTACGAGACTGCTCTCCGGTTTCGACTGCTGAGACAACAAGGGTATCATGTGACCCCTG TTgtctttaacaagttcaaagatgaGGGAGGGAGTTTCATGTCTACCTTGGGGAGTGATGTGAAAGGACTGTTAAGCTTGTACAACGCAGCCTATCTTGGGACTCATGGGGAGATCATTCTTGATGAAGCCATCTCTTTTACGAGGAATTACCTAGTGTCTGCATTAGCTGATCTTAAACCACCATTAACAACGCAAGTGTCTCTTGACCTCGAGACACCTCTCTGTAGAAGAATGAGAAGGCTCTTGGCAAGAGAATACATATCTATATACCAAGAGGATGCCACACGAGATGATGCCATCCTGGAGCTTGCAAAGTTGGACTTCAATTTGCTGCAATCTCTTCATCGCGAGGAACTTAAGAACATTACCAA TTTTGCTCGAGATAGATTGGTGGAATGCTATTTCTGGATGCTGGGGGTATACTTTGAACCCTACTATTCTCGTGCACGAGTGATAGCGACCAAGGTGATTGTCCTTACTTCAATTCTGGACGACATATATGATGTCTATAGCACATTGGAGGAGAGTCAACGACTAACTGAGGCAATTCAAAG GTGGGATGCGAAGGTTGTTCATCAATTACCAGAGTACATGAAGGATTATTATCTAAAGCTAATCCACAActttgaagagtttgaagatttatTGGCTTCCGATGAGAAATATCGCATAACCTATCTGAAGGAAGCG ACGAAAGAATTATCTGAAGCTTATTTTGAGGAATCCAAATGGAGAGATCAACATTACGTACCAACTTTGGAAGAACATCTACATGTTTCCCTCATCAGTTCAGGATATCCTATGCTCGAATGTGCTTCTTTCGTTGGAATGAGAGAAATAGCAACTAAGGAGGCATTTCAATGGATTACTAGTTTCCCAAAGATTGTCCAAGCTTCTGCAATAATTTGTCGTATCATGAATGACATTACTTCACATGAG TTGGAACAAACTAGGGAACATGTTGCCTCCACAGTCCAATGCTACATGAAAGAATACGGAACAAATATGCATGTGGCATGTAAGAAGCTCCAAGTTCTAGTTGACGATGCATGGAAGGATATAAACGAAGAGTGCCTTAATCAAACTGCATTCCCCgttgctttacttcaaaggattgtTAATTTTTCACGAATGACTGAAAATATATATAAGTACATCGATGGATACACCAACTCCTCTACGAAAACGAAGGAATATATCTCTTTGTTACTTGTACATCCTGTTCCACTTTGA
- the LOC135617577 gene encoding alpha-humulene synthase-like isoform X1, whose protein sequence is MENVISQPHVPGDEVVIRKSASYHPTVWGDYFILQAQSSPITQECDARMQERAAELMEQVRSMFKDTTDILQTMELVDSIQLLGLSYHFEKEISESLKRVHDADLNCHGLYETALRFRLLRQQGYHVTPVVFNKFKDEGGSFMSTLGSDVKGLLSLYNAAYLGTHGEIILDEAISFTRNYLVSALADLKPPLTTQVSLDLETPLCRRMRRLLAREYISIYQEDATRDDAILELAKLDFNLLQSLHREELKNITKWWNDLVSSKNLSFARDRLVECYFWMLGVYFEPYYSRARVIATKVIVLTSILDDIYDVYSTLEESQRLTEAIQRWDAKVVHQLPEYMKDYYLKLIHNFEEFEDLLASDEKYRITYLKEATKELSEAYFEESKWRDQHYVPTLEEHLHVSLISSGYPMLECASFVGMREIATKEAFQWITSFPKIVQASAIICRIMNDITSHELEQTREHVASTVQCYMKEYGTNMHVACKKLQVLVDDAWKDINEECLNQTAFPVALLQRIVNFSRMTENIYKYIDGYTNSSTKTKEYISLLLVHPVPL, encoded by the exons ATGGAGAACGTGATTTCGCAGCCACACGTTCCAGGTGATGAAGTGGTGATTCGCAAGTCTGCAAGCTACCATCCCACCGTTTGGGGTGATTACTTTATCTTACAGGCCCAGTCCTCCCCCATTACACag GAGTGCGATGCAAGGATGCAAGAGAGAGCTGCAGAACTGATGGAGCAGGTAAGAAGCATGTTCAAGGACACTACCGACATCTTGCAAACTATGGAGTTGGTCGATTCTatccagcttcttggattgaGTTATCACTTCGAGAAAGAAATAAGTGAATCATTAAAACGAGTCCATGATGCCGATTTGAACTGTCATGGTCTCTACGAGACTGCTCTCCGGTTTCGACTGCTGAGACAACAAGGGTATCATGTGACCCCTG TTgtctttaacaagttcaaagatgaGGGAGGGAGTTTCATGTCTACCTTGGGGAGTGATGTGAAAGGACTGTTAAGCTTGTACAACGCAGCCTATCTTGGGACTCATGGGGAGATCATTCTTGATGAAGCCATCTCTTTTACGAGGAATTACCTAGTGTCTGCATTAGCTGATCTTAAACCACCATTAACAACGCAAGTGTCTCTTGACCTCGAGACACCTCTCTGTAGAAGAATGAGAAGGCTCTTGGCAAGAGAATACATATCTATATACCAAGAGGATGCCACACGAGATGATGCCATCCTGGAGCTTGCAAAGTTGGACTTCAATTTGCTGCAATCTCTTCATCGCGAGGAACTTAAGAACATTACCAA GTGGTGGAATGATTTAGTCTCCTCAAAAAATCTCAGTTTTGCTCGAGATAGATTGGTGGAATGCTATTTCTGGATGCTGGGGGTATACTTTGAACCCTACTATTCTCGTGCACGAGTGATAGCGACCAAGGTGATTGTCCTTACTTCAATTCTGGACGACATATATGATGTCTATAGCACATTGGAGGAGAGTCAACGACTAACTGAGGCAATTCAAAG GTGGGATGCGAAGGTTGTTCATCAATTACCAGAGTACATGAAGGATTATTATCTAAAGCTAATCCACAActttgaagagtttgaagatttatTGGCTTCCGATGAGAAATATCGCATAACCTATCTGAAGGAAGCG ACGAAAGAATTATCTGAAGCTTATTTTGAGGAATCCAAATGGAGAGATCAACATTACGTACCAACTTTGGAAGAACATCTACATGTTTCCCTCATCAGTTCAGGATATCCTATGCTCGAATGTGCTTCTTTCGTTGGAATGAGAGAAATAGCAACTAAGGAGGCATTTCAATGGATTACTAGTTTCCCAAAGATTGTCCAAGCTTCTGCAATAATTTGTCGTATCATGAATGACATTACTTCACATGAG TTGGAACAAACTAGGGAACATGTTGCCTCCACAGTCCAATGCTACATGAAAGAATACGGAACAAATATGCATGTGGCATGTAAGAAGCTCCAAGTTCTAGTTGACGATGCATGGAAGGATATAAACGAAGAGTGCCTTAATCAAACTGCATTCCCCgttgctttacttcaaaggattgtTAATTTTTCACGAATGACTGAAAATATATATAAGTACATCGATGGATACACCAACTCCTCTACGAAAACGAAGGAATATATCTCTTTGTTACTTGTACATCCTGTTCCACTTTGA